The Streptomyces sp. NBC_01142 genome has a window encoding:
- a CDS encoding non-ribosomal peptide synthetase — MSRIEHHEWPASTAQTGIWFAQQLAPDSPAYAVAHFVEISGALDPLLFEVAVRQGVRETEAMNVRFLADDEGGLTQILDPLEFWPFPQLDLRQESDPQAAAEAWMRTDVVRPLDLVSGPVFSMALLRTGQERFLWYQRCHHISMDGFAGTLLTGRVASVYTALVDGNAADEGAFGSLRLLLEEDAEYRASASHTDDRRYWAERLKGRPEAVGFPGTPVGGGAGEDREGKDREGEGHTGAGVGLGFIRQSVEVAPEPAARLKELAAAAATSVSGILIASLAGVLQRLTGTDELTLALPVTGRTSRTARSIPGMTSNVLPLRLSAGPETTQRELVRQVTREVRQALRHQRYRYEEIRHDLGLTGRGDRLVGPSINIMMFDGEGTFGGLGSTVHNLANGRIDDFDIMVYGAGGLVTRIDFNASPARYGQGDVTAVREAFLSWLESAAAHGPDTPIGRLAVTGADERSWVLLTAPPAEPAASGAAGGERTVSDEGAVGDATGAPAAGTGLVTGREEPQKAEPVHKAPGVTARSPRSPQEEILCGLCADLLGLERVTVDDNFFDLGGHSLLAMRLISRMRSAFGVELGIRAVFEARTVSDLAALVRDAHEARPPLRAVERPEAVPLSPAQRRLWFLGRGGERAAYNLPTALRLRGHLDETALAQALADVVARHESLRTVFPDVQGEPRQQIRGVSEARPCLKISATTESGLTAALTRAAAVGLDLATELPLRAELLRLSPTEHVLLLVVHHIAMDGWSAAPLAADLAQAFTARCAGTAPQWEPLPVQYADYTLWQRDLLGEENSPGSLIGRQLAHWTETLDGLEPELRLPADRPRPAVATYRGGVIPWEVDVETHRRINELAQRTGTSVFMVLQAALAALLSRLGAGDDIPIGTPVAGRTDEALDNLVGFFVNTLVLRTDVSGDPTFSDLLQRVRDTDLAAYGHQDLPFDQLVEALNPERSPGRHPLFQVMLALQNNSGALVELPGLDVQFESVDSGSAKFDLAFEVTERCTPDGNSQGLVGSVEYALDLFDAPTVTALVRRLERFLADAVTAPDRPVRHIEILDAAERRRILHEWSGAPAEILPVTLPELFQAQAAKTPDAPALVFQDESVPYAELNRRANRLAAELIGRGVGPGQLVALLLPRSVDMVVALLATVKAGAAYLPVDPAYPADRIAYLFRDSRPAVVLTATGQAATVPDTDAQVLLLDAPAMVAALAVRDDGDPGDEQRVRPLSPLDTAYVIHTSGSTGRPKGVLVPHTGIGPMAAGLAARSALGAGSRLLQFASPSFDAAVAEVAMCLLTGATLVLAPAERLTLGPPLVDLVEQQRITHLLLVPSALAALSDQDVLPADVTLILAGEALPAELAARWSGGRRLVNAYGPTEVTVCATTSVPASGPDSGRDSGRDSGVPPIGRPLAGTRVYVLDERLRPVPPGVPGELYVAGSGVARGYQGRPGLTAERFVADPYGEPGSRMYRTGDLVRRQRGGDLEFLGRTDEQVKIRGFRIEPGEVEAVLAGHPAVSRVAVLVREDRPGDRRLVAYAVPAEPRDTGGTRGTGGTESGPRAPGRTEATAEAENTAEAEDTAQAGATAEAGATAGAEALGAQLLRFAEERLPSHLVPAAAVILGSLPLLTSGKLDRRALPAPEERAKPGGRAPRTLAERVLCRLFTEVLDVPEAGIDDDFFDLGGHSLRAMRLIGRIRAELGGELTIRTLFENPTVAQLAPLLAAPPVEEARPRLLRRPRPERIPLSPGQRRLWFVNRLNGEDSTYNMPMALRLRGNLDRAALENALDDVVARHESLRTLFPDTDGEPYQIVLPIERTGFVLPESGATEDTLPRTLETAARRGFDLAAELPVRAQLFTLSPTDHVLLITVHHIAGDGWSYAPFLADLARAFEARSTGTGKRPEWAPLTVQYADYALWQQELLGDESDAGSLRSRQLAYWTETLAGLPQDPTLPTDRPRPAVATYRGAVTALEVDAGTHRRINELAQRTGTSVFMVLHAALAALLSRLGAGDDIPIGTPVAGRTDEALDDLVGFFVNTLVLRTDLSGDPTFTELLQRVRDTDLAAYAHQDLPFDRLVDALNPERSPGRHPLFQVMLALQNDAARDVELPGLDVESETVDAGTAKFDLLVDIRERRADDGSPAGLTGGVEYALDLFDAPTADALARRLERFLADAVTAPDRPVRHIEILDAAERHRILHEWDGTPAHIPSATLPELFRAQAAKTPDAPAVTCDGTTLTYRELNARANRLARLLVARGAGPEQLVAVALPRSVDLVVALLAVLTAGAAYLPVDPDYPAERVSFMLEDACPALLLSTAAVAAQTPGTAVPAVLLDDPEVAGRLADTPGGGLEDGSPEDHDLEDGELRERLTPAHPAYVIYTSGSTGRPKGVVIPHANVTRLFGATDHWFGFGPQDVWTLFHSYAFDFSVWELWGPLLHGGRLVVVGQEVSRSPVDFLKLLVREGVTVLSQTPSAFHQLARADRDHPELGSRLRLRKVVFGGEALDPGRLEDWYSRHPEDSPSLVNMYGITETTVHVSHLELDAATAGGQAGSPIGRGIPDLRIHVLDRWLRPVPAGTPGELYVGGAGLARGYLRRPALTAGRFVADPFGEPGSRMYRTGDLARWRADGTLEYLGRGDDQVKVRGFRIEPGEVEAALRGCVGVADAAVLVRSDAVGDSRLVAYVVPEAGTGAPAELRKALGEELPSWMLPQAYVTVGAIPLTPNGKLDRAALPGHWPGSPAPAGREVTGPRDALELRITEVWRTLLDLPGVGIDDDFFDVGGDSFKAVRIARRIDPELPVIELFKHPTPRGLAAYLREARSDASPTDSWLHRLTPAGDGEPELSLVCVPYGGGSALAYQPLARHLPDHLALWGVSLPGHDPADRDSAPVEWEEAAERLAEQITSAVSGPVALYGHCAGTVLAVELARRLEVRGAAPVAVYLGAALPEEDGPAGDATGEPAAAAGSLSGSDEQLEAFLRSLGGFDGALDADDTAGAVRLVRHDMLQAAALHARSRPGAPPRPQIPVCVVVGDADPLTEDYADRYRAWERSAGPAELEVLPGAGHYFVKHRAAELAALLAARHPAAPEDPDV, encoded by the coding sequence ATGTCGCGAATCGAGCACCACGAATGGCCTGCGTCGACGGCGCAGACGGGTATCTGGTTCGCGCAGCAGCTCGCCCCGGACAGTCCGGCCTATGCCGTCGCCCACTTCGTGGAGATCAGCGGCGCGCTCGATCCCCTCCTGTTCGAGGTGGCGGTCCGTCAAGGTGTGCGGGAGACCGAGGCGATGAATGTGCGGTTCCTCGCGGACGACGAGGGCGGGCTGACCCAGATCCTCGATCCGCTGGAGTTCTGGCCGTTCCCTCAGCTGGATCTGCGTCAGGAGAGCGATCCGCAGGCGGCGGCCGAGGCGTGGATGCGGACGGATGTGGTGCGGCCACTGGATCTGGTGAGCGGGCCGGTCTTCTCCATGGCGCTGCTGCGTACCGGGCAGGAACGGTTCCTGTGGTACCAGCGCTGCCACCACATTTCGATGGACGGATTCGCCGGGACGCTGCTGACCGGGCGGGTCGCCTCCGTCTATACCGCGCTGGTGGACGGCAACGCTGCGGACGAGGGCGCGTTCGGATCGCTGCGGCTCCTGCTGGAGGAGGATGCGGAATACCGGGCGTCGGCGAGCCATACGGATGACCGGCGCTACTGGGCGGAGCGGCTGAAGGGACGGCCGGAGGCAGTCGGCTTCCCCGGCACCCCGGTGGGCGGGGGCGCGGGCGAGGACCGGGAAGGAAAGGACAGGGAAGGCGAGGGGCACACGGGCGCAGGCGTCGGGCTCGGCTTCATCCGGCAGAGCGTCGAGGTCGCTCCGGAGCCGGCAGCCCGGCTGAAGGAGCTCGCGGCGGCGGCCGCGACCAGTGTGTCCGGCATCCTGATCGCCTCGCTGGCCGGTGTGCTGCAACGCCTGACCGGCACGGACGAGTTGACGCTCGCCCTGCCGGTCACCGGCCGGACGAGCCGCACGGCCCGGTCCATTCCGGGCATGACGTCCAACGTGCTGCCGCTTCGGCTGTCGGCCGGTCCGGAAACGACACAACGGGAGCTGGTCAGACAGGTGACCCGTGAGGTACGCCAGGCCCTGCGGCACCAGCGCTACCGCTACGAGGAGATCCGGCACGACCTCGGGCTGACGGGACGGGGCGACCGGCTCGTCGGACCGTCGATCAACATCATGATGTTCGACGGCGAGGGGACGTTCGGCGGGCTCGGGTCCACCGTGCACAACCTCGCCAACGGCCGGATCGACGACTTCGACATCATGGTCTACGGGGCCGGCGGCCTGGTCACCCGTATCGACTTCAACGCCAGTCCCGCGCGGTACGGCCAGGGCGATGTGACTGCGGTGCGCGAGGCGTTCCTGTCCTGGCTGGAGTCGGCCGCCGCGCACGGTCCCGACACGCCGATCGGCCGCCTGGCGGTAACGGGCGCGGACGAGCGGAGCTGGGTGCTGCTGACCGCTCCACCGGCCGAACCGGCTGCCTCCGGCGCTGCCGGTGGCGAGAGGACCGTCAGCGACGAGGGGGCCGTCGGCGACGCGACGGGAGCTCCGGCAGCCGGGACCGGCTTGGTCACGGGCCGTGAGGAGCCGCAGAAGGCGGAGCCCGTACACAAGGCCCCTGGCGTCACGGCACGCTCCCCCCGCAGCCCCCAGGAGGAGATCCTCTGCGGGCTGTGCGCGGACCTCCTCGGTCTGGAGCGGGTCACCGTGGACGACAACTTCTTCGACCTCGGCGGCCACTCGCTGCTGGCGATGCGGCTGATCAGCCGGATGCGTTCGGCGTTCGGGGTCGAGTTGGGGATCCGGGCGGTGTTCGAGGCCCGGACCGTGTCCGACCTCGCGGCCCTGGTGCGCGACGCCCACGAGGCACGTCCGCCCCTGCGGGCGGTGGAGCGGCCCGAGGCCGTGCCGCTGTCGCCCGCCCAGCGCCGGCTCTGGTTCCTCGGCCGCGGGGGTGAGCGGGCGGCGTACAACCTGCCGACGGCACTGCGGCTCCGCGGCCACCTGGACGAGACAGCCCTCGCGCAGGCGCTCGCCGACGTGGTCGCCCGCCACGAGAGCCTGCGGACGGTTTTCCCCGACGTGCAGGGCGAGCCCCGACAGCAGATACGTGGCGTGTCCGAGGCCCGTCCGTGCTTGAAGATCTCGGCAACGACCGAGAGCGGTCTGACGGCGGCGCTGACCCGGGCGGCGGCCGTCGGCTTGGATCTGGCGACCGAACTCCCCTTGCGTGCCGAACTGTTGAGGCTCTCCCCCACCGAGCATGTGCTGCTGCTCGTCGTTCATCACATCGCGATGGACGGCTGGTCCGCGGCGCCGCTCGCCGCCGATCTGGCGCAGGCGTTCACGGCGCGCTGCGCGGGGACGGCTCCGCAGTGGGAGCCGCTGCCGGTGCAGTACGCCGACTACACCCTCTGGCAGCGGGATCTGCTCGGCGAGGAGAACTCCCCCGGCAGCCTCATCGGCCGCCAGCTCGCCCACTGGACCGAGACATTGGACGGACTGGAACCGGAGCTGCGACTGCCGGCCGACCGTCCGCGGCCCGCCGTCGCCACGTACCGGGGAGGTGTCATCCCGTGGGAGGTGGACGTAGAGACCCACCGCCGCATCAATGAGCTGGCCCAGCGGACCGGCACCAGCGTTTTCATGGTCCTGCAGGCCGCCCTCGCCGCTCTGCTCTCGCGCCTCGGGGCGGGAGACGACATCCCCATCGGGACGCCGGTCGCCGGCCGCACCGACGAAGCCCTCGACAACCTTGTCGGCTTCTTCGTCAACACGCTCGTTCTGCGTACGGACGTCTCGGGCGATCCCACCTTCTCCGACCTGCTGCAACGTGTCCGCGACACCGATCTCGCCGCGTACGGGCACCAGGATCTTCCCTTCGACCAGCTGGTCGAGGCGCTCAACCCCGAGCGCTCCCCCGGCCGCCACCCTCTCTTCCAGGTGATGCTCGCCCTGCAGAACAACTCCGGGGCGCTCGTCGAACTGCCCGGCCTGGACGTGCAGTTCGAGTCGGTCGACTCCGGGTCCGCCAAGTTCGACCTCGCCTTCGAGGTCACCGAGCGCTGCACGCCGGACGGAAACTCGCAGGGGCTCGTCGGTTCGGTGGAGTACGCGCTGGATCTCTTCGACGCCCCGACCGTGACCGCTCTCGTACGCCGCCTGGAACGCTTCCTCGCCGACGCCGTCACCGCACCCGACAGACCGGTGCGGCACATCGAGATCCTCGATGCCGCCGAGCGCCGCCGCATCCTGCACGAGTGGAGCGGCGCACCCGCCGAGATCCTGCCCGTCACCCTTCCGGAGCTGTTCCAGGCCCAGGCCGCCAAGACCCCGGACGCACCCGCCCTTGTCTTCCAGGACGAGAGCGTCCCGTACGCCGAGTTGAACCGCCGGGCCAACCGGCTGGCAGCCGAGCTGATCGGACGAGGCGTCGGCCCCGGTCAGCTGGTTGCACTCCTGCTGCCCAGGTCCGTCGACATGGTCGTGGCCCTGCTGGCCACGGTGAAGGCAGGGGCGGCGTATCTGCCCGTCGATCCGGCGTATCCGGCGGACCGTATCGCCTATCTGTTCCGTGACTCCCGGCCGGCAGTCGTCCTCACAGCCACCGGGCAGGCGGCGACGGTGCCGGACACGGACGCGCAGGTGCTGCTCCTGGACGCGCCTGCCATGGTGGCCGCCCTGGCCGTCCGCGACGACGGCGACCCGGGCGACGAGCAGCGCGTACGGCCGCTGTCCCCGCTGGACACGGCGTACGTCATCCACACCTCGGGCTCCACCGGCCGCCCCAAGGGCGTCCTGGTCCCGCATACGGGCATCGGCCCCATGGCGGCCGGCCTGGCCGCGCGGTCCGCGCTCGGAGCCGGCAGCAGGCTCCTCCAGTTCGCCTCGCCGTCGTTCGACGCGGCCGTGGCGGAGGTAGCCATGTGTCTGCTGACCGGTGCGACGCTGGTACTCGCCCCGGCGGAGCGGCTCACGCTCGGCCCCCCGCTCGTGGATCTGGTCGAGCAGCAACGGATCACCCATCTGCTGCTGGTGCCGAGCGCGCTCGCCGCCCTGTCGGACCAGGATGTGCTGCCCGCCGACGTCACGCTCATACTCGCCGGTGAGGCGCTGCCGGCCGAGCTCGCCGCGCGCTGGTCGGGCGGACGGCGGCTGGTGAACGCCTACGGTCCGACCGAGGTGACCGTCTGCGCAACGACGAGCGTGCCCGCGTCCGGCCCGGATTCCGGAAGGGATTCCGGAAGAGATTCCGGCGTGCCGCCGATCGGGCGGCCGCTGGCGGGCACCCGGGTGTATGTGCTGGACGAGAGGCTGCGGCCGGTGCCGCCCGGAGTGCCCGGCGAGTTGTACGTCGCCGGGTCGGGTGTGGCCCGCGGCTATCAGGGCAGGCCGGGACTGACGGCGGAGCGGTTCGTGGCTGACCCGTACGGGGAGCCGGGGAGCCGGATGTACCGGACCGGGGACCTGGTGCGGAGGCAGCGCGGCGGGGACCTGGAGTTCCTGGGGCGGACCGACGAGCAGGTGAAGATCCGCGGCTTCCGGATCGAGCCGGGTGAGGTGGAGGCCGTGCTGGCCGGTCATCCGGCGGTGTCCCGGGTGGCGGTGCTGGTGCGGGAGGACCGGCCGGGCGACCGGCGGCTGGTGGCGTACGCGGTCCCGGCGGAGCCACGCGATACGGGCGGTACGCGCGGTACGGGCGGTACGGAGTCGGGCCCAAGAGCCCCCGGCCGTACGGAGGCCACAGCAGAGGCGGAGAACACGGCCGAGGCGGAGGACACGGCACAGGCGGGAGCCACGGCTGAGGCGGGAGCCACGGCGGGAGCGGAGGCGCTCGGCGCGCAGCTGCTGCGGTTCGCCGAGGAGCGTCTGCCGTCGCATCTGGTGCCGGCCGCCGCGGTGATTCTCGGCTCACTGCCGCTGCTCACCAGCGGCAAGCTGGACCGCCGCGCGCTTCCTGCGCCGGAGGAGCGGGCGAAGCCCGGTGGCCGCGCGCCGCGCACCCTGGCCGAACGCGTCCTGTGCCGCCTGTTCACCGAGGTCCTGGACGTCCCGGAGGCCGGGATCGACGACGACTTCTTCGACCTGGGCGGCCACTCGCTGCGGGCGATGCGGCTGATCGGCCGGATCCGCGCGGAGCTGGGCGGGGAGCTGACCATCCGGACACTCTTCGAGAACCCGACGGTGGCGCAGCTCGCGCCACTGCTGGCCGCACCGCCCGTCGAGGAGGCGCGGCCGCGCCTGCTGAGGCGACCGAGGCCCGAACGGATTCCGCTCTCGCCGGGCCAGCGCCGGCTCTGGTTCGTCAACCGCCTGAACGGTGAGGACTCCACGTACAACATGCCCATGGCGCTGCGGCTGAGGGGAAACCTCGACCGGGCGGCCCTGGAGAACGCGCTGGACGACGTCGTGGCACGGCACGAGAGCCTGCGCACGCTGTTCCCCGACACGGACGGAGAGCCGTATCAGATCGTGCTGCCGATCGAGCGGACCGGATTTGTGCTGCCGGAGTCCGGGGCCACGGAGGACACCCTGCCGAGGACACTGGAGACGGCAGCACGCCGCGGCTTCGATCTGGCTGCCGAACTGCCGGTACGGGCCCAGCTGTTCACCCTCTCCCCGACCGATCACGTGCTGCTGATCACGGTGCATCACATCGCCGGCGACGGCTGGTCCTATGCACCGTTCCTGGCGGATCTGGCGAGGGCATTCGAGGCACGGTCCACGGGGACGGGCAAACGCCCCGAGTGGGCGCCGCTGACGGTGCAGTACGCCGACTACGCCCTCTGGCAGCAGGAGCTGCTCGGCGACGAGAGCGACGCCGGCAGTCTGCGCAGCCGCCAACTCGCTTACTGGACCGAGACTTTGGCCGGTCTCCCGCAGGATCCGACGCTGCCGACGGATCGGCCGCGTCCCGCCGTCGCCACGTACCGCGGGGCGGTCACGGCGCTGGAGGTGGACGCCGGCACCCACCGCCGCATCAATGAGCTGGCCCAGCGGACCGGCACCAGCGTCTTCATGGTTCTCCATGCGGCCCTCGCCGCCCTGCTCTCGCGCCTCGGGGCGGGAGACGACATCCCCATCGGGACGCCGGTCGCCGGCCGTACCGACGAAGCCCTCGACGACCTCGTCGGCTTCTTCGTCAACACGCTGGTCCTGCGCACCGACCTGTCCGGTGACCCCACCTTCACCGAGCTCCTCCAGCGTGTCCGCGACACCGACCTTGCCGCCTACGCGCATCAGGACCTGCCCTTCGACCGACTCGTCGACGCCCTCAACCCTGAGCGCTCCCCCGGCCGCCACCCTCTCTTCCAGGTGATGCTCGCGCTGCAGAACGACGCCGCCAGGGACGTGGAACTACCGGGCCTGGACGTGGAGTCCGAGACGGTCGACGCCGGGACCGCCAAGTTCGATCTGCTCGTGGACATACGGGAACGGCGCGCCGACGACGGGTCCCCGGCGGGTCTGACCGGAGGGGTGGAGTACGCCCTGGATCTCTTCGACGCCCCGACCGCGGACGCGCTCGCCCGCCGCCTGGAACGCTTCCTCGCCGACGCCGTCACCGCACCCGACAGACCGGTGCGGCACATCGAGATCCTCGATGCCGCCGAGCGCCACCGCATCCTGCACGAGTGGGACGGCACACCCGCCCACATTCCGTCCGCAACCCTTCCGGAGCTGTTCCGGGCCCAGGCCGCCAAGACCCCGGACGCACCCGCCGTGACCTGTGACGGCACCACACTCACGTATCGCGAGCTGAACGCCAGGGCGAACCGGCTCGCCCGGCTGCTGGTCGCACGCGGCGCCGGCCCCGAGCAGCTGGTGGCGGTCGCACTGCCGCGCTCGGTGGATCTGGTGGTGGCGCTGCTCGCCGTACTCACCGCAGGGGCGGCCTATCTGCCCGTCGATCCGGACTACCCGGCCGAGCGGGTGTCCTTCATGCTCGAGGACGCCTGCCCGGCGCTGCTGCTGAGCACGGCGGCCGTGGCCGCGCAGACACCGGGGACCGCGGTACCCGCCGTGCTCCTCGACGACCCCGAGGTGGCCGGCCGGCTCGCGGACACCCCGGGCGGCGGCCTCGAGGACGGCAGCCCCGAGGACCATGACCTCGAGGACGGTGAACTGCGCGAGCGTCTCACTCCGGCGCATCCGGCCTATGTCATCTACACCTCGGGGTCGACGGGGCGGCCGAAGGGGGTGGTGATTCCGCACGCGAATGTGACCCGGTTGTTCGGGGCCACGGACCACTGGTTCGGCTTCGGTCCCCAGGACGTGTGGACGCTGTTCCACTCCTATGCGTTCGACTTCTCGGTATGGGAGCTGTGGGGGCCGCTGCTGCACGGCGGCCGTCTGGTCGTGGTCGGCCAGGAGGTGAGCCGCTCGCCGGTGGACTTCCTGAAGCTGCTGGTCCGCGAGGGCGTGACGGTTCTCAGTCAAACCCCTTCCGCCTTCCACCAGTTGGCGCGTGCCGACCGGGACCATCCGGAACTGGGCAGCCGACTGCGCCTGCGCAAGGTCGTGTTCGGCGGCGAGGCACTGGATCCGGGCCGCCTGGAGGACTGGTACAGCCGCCACCCCGAGGACTCCCCCTCGCTGGTGAACATGTACGGCATCACCGAGACCACCGTGCACGTCAGCCATCTGGAGCTGGATGCCGCGACGGCCGGCGGGCAGGCCGGGAGCCCGATCGGCCGCGGCATCCCGGACCTGCGCATTCATGTGCTCGACCGGTGGCTCCGGCCCGTACCCGCGGGCACGCCGGGCGAGTTGTACGTCGGCGGTGCCGGACTTGCCCGCGGCTATCTGCGCCGCCCGGCGCTCACCGCAGGCCGCTTCGTGGCCGATCCGTTCGGGGAGCCGGGGAGCAGGATGTACCGGACGGGCGACCTGGCCCGGTGGCGCGCGGACGGCACGCTGGAGTACCTCGGGCGGGGCGACGACCAGGTGAAGGTCCGCGGGTTCCGGATCGAGCCCGGCGAGGTGGAGGCGGCCCTGCGGGGCTGCGTGGGCGTCGCGGACGCGGCCGTATTGGTGCGCAGCGACGCGGTGGGCGATTCGAGGCTGGTGGCCTATGTAGTGCCTGAGGCGGGGACGGGCGCGCCGGCGGAGCTGCGCAAGGCGCTGGGCGAGGAGCTGCCGTCGTGGATGCTGCCGCAGGCGTACGTCACGGTCGGGGCGATCCCGTTGACACCGAACGGGAAACTGGACCGTGCCGCGCTCCCCGGCCACTGGCCGGGGAGCCCTGCTCCGGCCGGCCGTGAGGTGACCGGCCCCAGGGATGCCCTGGAGCTCCGGATCACCGAGGTGTGGCGGACGCTCCTCGACCTCCCGGGCGTCGGTATCGACGACGACTTCTTCGACGTGGGCGGCGACTCGTTCAAGGCGGTGCGGATCGCGCGCCGCATCGATCCGGAACTCCCGGTGATCGAGCTGTTCAAGCACCCCACTCCGCGCGGACTCGCGGCGTACCTGCGTGAGGCGCGGTCAGATGCCTCTCCCACGGACAGCTGGCTGCACCGGCTGACCCCGGCCGGGGACGGCGAGCCCGAACTGAGCCTGGTGTGCGTGCCGTACGGCGGTGGCAGCGCGCTCGCCTACCAGCCGCTGGCACGGCACCTGCCGGACCATCTGGCGCTGTGGGGTGTCTCGCTGCCAGGGCACGATCCGGCGGACCGCGACAGCGCGCCCGTGGAGTGGGAGGAAGCTGCGGAGCGGCTCGCCGAGCAGATCACGTCCGCTGTGTCCGGGCCGGTCGCGCTGTACGGGCACTGTGCCGGCACCGTGCTGGCCGTGGAGCTGGCGCGGCGGCTCGAGGTCCGGGGTGCGGCGCCTGTGGCCGTGTATCTCGGTGCGGCGCTGCCGGAGGAGGACGGGCCGGCCGGCGACGCGACCGGCGAGCCGGCAGCGGCGGCCGGGTCACTGTCCGGCTCGGACGAGCAGTTGGAGGCCTTCCTGCGGTCGTTGGGCGGCTTCGACGGCGCACTCGACGCGGACGACACGGCGGGCGCCGTACGACTGGTGCGGCACGACATGCTGCAGGCGGCCGCCCTGCATGCCCGCAGCCGCCCCGGCGCACCGCCGCGCCCGCAGATCCCGGTGTGTGTGGTGGTCGGCGACGCGGACCCGCTCACCGAGGACTATGCGGACCGCTACCGGGCCTGGGAGCGGTCCGCCGGTCCCGCGGAACTGGAAGTGCTTCCCGGGGCCGGGCACTACTTCGTCAAGCACCGGGCGGCGGAGCTCGCCGCGCTGCTCGCCGCGAGGCACCCGGCGGCCCCGGAAGACCCCGATGTATGA
- a CDS encoding KamA family radical SAM protein, translating into MLPGAFYWDIERDQAELATMSLLLPPYVLNTMVPDAVPDAESMYADPVRRHMLPAFSDRDPEWPSHPYAARDSLHEADMWAVEGLTHRYPTKVLAELVSTCPQYCGHCTRMDLVGNSTPQVTKVRFTARQPDRLNAMIRYVRDTPAVRDVVVSGGDIANVPWPRLEQFLVALLDIDHVRDVRLASKALMDLPQHWLTSDARGCVERLAKIARDRGVALAVHTHVNAAQQVTPLNAEASRALLDLGVRDVRNQGVLLRGVNDSAQELLDVCFALLDGAGVLPYYFYLCDMIPHAEHWRIALHEAQDLQQAIMGYLPGFATPRLVCDVPYVGKRWVHQAEEYDRERGVSSWTKNYLTALEKDDPQALGRRHHYYDPVQTLGSEGRRWWAEQSAGAAGATA; encoded by the coding sequence TTGCTGCCCGGCGCGTTCTACTGGGACATTGAGCGCGACCAGGCCGAACTGGCAACGATGTCCCTGCTGTTGCCGCCGTACGTCCTCAACACCATGGTGCCCGATGCTGTTCCGGATGCCGAGTCCATGTACGCGGATCCGGTCCGGCGCCATATGCTGCCTGCTTTCTCCGACCGGGACCCCGAATGGCCCTCGCATCCGTACGCCGCCCGCGATTCTCTGCACGAGGCCGACATGTGGGCGGTCGAGGGTCTCACTCATCGTTATCCGACGAAAGTCCTCGCGGAACTGGTGTCCACCTGCCCGCAGTACTGCGGGCACTGCACCCGCATGGATCTGGTCGGCAATTCCACACCGCAGGTGACGAAAGTGAGGTTCACCGCGCGCCAGCCGGACCGGCTGAATGCAATGATCCGCTACGTGCGGGACACCCCGGCAGTGCGTGATGTGGTGGTGTCGGGAGGTGATATCGCGAATGTTCCGTGGCCGCGGCTCGAGCAATTCCTCGTGGCACTGCTGGACATCGACCATGTCCGGGACGTACGCCTCGCCTCCAAGGCGCTGATGGACCTGCCGCAGCACTGGCTGACGTCCGACGCCCGCGGCTGTGTCGAACGGCTGGCCAAGATCGCGAGGGACCGCGGTGTCGCCCTGGCGGTCCACACCCATGTCAACGCCGCTCAGCAGGTCACCCCCCTCAACGCCGAGGCCTCCAGGGCGCTGCTCGACCTCGGCGTACGCGACGTCCGCAATCAGGGCGTGCTCCTGCGCGGGGTGAACGACTCGGCGCAGGAACTGCTCGACGTGTGCTTCGCCCTGCTCGACGGCGCCGGCGTACTGCCGTACTACTTCTACCTCTGCGACATGATTCCGCACGCCGAGCACTGGCGGATCGCCCTCCACGAGGCACAGGACCTGCAACAGGCGATCATGGGCTATCTGCCGGGCTTCGCCACGCCCCGGCTGGTCTGCGACGTGCCGTACGTCGGCAAGCGGTGGGTGCACCAGGCCGAGGAATACGACCGTGAACGCGGTGTCTCCTCCTGGACGAAGAACTACCTCACCGCGCTGGAGAAGGACGACCCTCAGGCGCTCGGGCGCCGCCATCACTACTACGACCCGGTGCAGACGCTCGGCAGCGAGGGGCGGCGCTGGTGGGCGGAGCAGAGCGCCGGGGCGGCCGGTGCCACGGCCTGA